From Peromyscus maniculatus bairdii isolate BWxNUB_F1_BW_parent chromosome 8, HU_Pman_BW_mat_3.1, whole genome shotgun sequence, a single genomic window includes:
- the Ubn1 gene encoding ubinuclein-1 isoform X3 has protein sequence MSEPHRVQFTSLPGSLNPAFLKKSRKEEVGGTEQHQDCEPAAAAVRITLTLFEPDHKRCPEFFYPELVKSIRGKVKGFHPGDKKKDVLDPFNDEEKERHKVEALARKFEEKYGGKKRRKDRIQDLIDMGYGYDESDSFIDNSEAYDELVPASLTTKYGGFYINSGTLQFRQASESEDDFIKEKKKKSPKKRKLKEGGEKIKKKKKDDSYDKEKKSKKSKFSKAGFTALNASKEKKKKKYSGSLSVREMLKKFQKEKEAQKKREEEHKPVAVSSIEAQGLRELEGTSDPLLSLFGSTSDNDLLQAATAMDSLTDLDLEQLLSESPEGSPFQDMDDGSDSLGVGLDQEFRQPSSFPEGLPTPLEKRVKELAQAARAAEGESKQKFFTQDINGILLDIEVQTRELTSQIRSGVFAYLASFLPCSKDALVKRARKLHLYEQGGRLKEPLQKLKDAIGRAMPEQVAKYQDECQAHTQAKVAKMLEEEKDKEQRERICSDEEEDEEKGGRRIMGPRKKFQWNDEIRELLCQVVKIKLESRDLERNSKAQAWEDCVKAFLDAEVKPLWPKGWMQARTLFKESRRGHGHLTSLLAKKKVIAPSKIKVKESSAKPDKKVSISSGQLGGPTTLLSEHQGGGLSIGATNRELSSQATCGLTDPVPVTLEDSLDEDLVQNPASSVEAVSKELAVLNSRAASSSEFTLPAPSKAPTEKVAGVLCTEEKRNFAKPSSSAPPPTNALQSPLNFLAEQALALGPSSQEKKPESSSYKELSCQATLSKGMSELHQSKAKHHSLPRTSHGPQAAAPMTSSQVKVFHAGTQQQKSFTPPTPFVNKLQGPKAASPQCHRSLLQLVKTAAKGQAFHATIPASSGSSPASSSSSHKTTASSSTALSHPAKQHPASSVGPSYKNNPFAGSVSKHGASSSSPSPGGAQVQSSVSGTMLPGVQSPSAGQPSSRAAPSSAVKKTPVSQKLTLVAPPGGPNGDSGGGTQGVAKLLTSSLKPAAVSSVTSSTSLPKGTGGAVLLSNTSSLSLLPSSYKSNNPKLPGAMNSNSLGIITPFPLHVLSFSSDSSAKAGVSKDAIVTGPAPGTFHHGLSHNASQLHGKGPVVPRKL, from the exons ATGTCGGAGCCCCACAGGGTCCAGTTCACCTCTCTCCCAGGTTCTTTGAATCCTGCGTTTTTGAAGAAGTCCAGGAAAGAGGAGGTTGGAGGAACAGAACAGCATCAAGACTGTGAGCCAGCTGCAGCCGCTGTTCGGATTACACTCACCCTCTTTGAACCAGATCACAAACGCTGTCCAGAGTTCTTCTACCCAGAGCTGGTGAAGAGCATCCGAGGGAAGGTGAAAGGCTTTCATCCCGGAGACAAG AAAAAAGATGTCTTGGATCCATTCAacgatgaagaaaaagaaaggcataaGGTGGAGGCCCTTGCAcggaaatttgaagaaaaatat ggTGGAAAGAAACGTAGGAAAGACCGAATACAGGATTTGATTGATATGGGGTATGGCTATGATGAATCGGATTCTTTCATCGATAACTCTGAGGCG TATGATGAACTTGTTCCTGCTTCTTTGACCACAAAGTATGGAGGATTTTACATTAACTCGGGAACCTTGCAGTTTAGACAAGCTTCAGAATCTGAGGATGACTTcattaaggaaaagaagaaaaagtctcCGAAG AAGCGGAAGTTAAAAGAAGGTGgtgaaaagataaagaagaagaaaaaagatgacaGTTATGACAAGGAGAAGAAATCGAAAAAGTCCAAGTTTTCCAAAGCCGG CTTCACAGCCCTCAATGCCagtaaggagaaaaagaagaagaagtactCTGGGTCATTAAGTGTTAGAGAGATGCTAAAGAAAtttcagaaggagaaagaggctcagaaaaagagagaggaggagcatAAGCCTGTAGCCGTGTCGTCAATCGAAGCTCAGGGCCTGAGGGAATTGGAGGGCACTTCTGACCCCTTGCTCTCACTCTTTGGCTCCACGTCTGACAATGACTTGCTCCAAGCTGCCACTGCCATGGACTCCCTGACTGATTTGGACTTGGAGCAGCTGCTCAGTgagtctccagaaggaagccCTTTCCAAGATATGGATGATGGAAGTGATTCCCTTGGAGTGGGATTGGATCAGGAATTCAGgcagccttcttccttccctgaAGGCCTGCCAACCCCCCTGGAGAAGCGCGTTAAGGAGCTGGCTCAG GCTGCCAGAGCTGCTGAGGGAGAGAGCAAACAGAAGTTCTTCACTCAAGATATTAATGGCATCCTGCTAGA CATAGAGGTGCAAACCCGGGAGCTTACTAGCCAAATCCGTTCTGGGGTGTTTGCTTATCTGGCTTCATTCCTGCCCTGCAGCAAGGATGCTCTGGTCAAGCGTGCTCGGAAACTTCACCTCTACGAACAG GGTGGGCGCCTAAAGGAACCACTCCAGAAGCTCAAGGACGCCATTGGTAGAGCCATGCCTGAGCAGGTAGCCAAGTACCAGGATGAatgccaagcacacacacaagcaaaggtTGCTAA GAtgctggaggaagagaaagacaaggaGCAGAGAGAACGGATTTGTTCtgatgaggaagaagatgaagaaaagggGGGCCGGAGGATAATGGGACCCCGGAAGAAATTCCAGTGGAATGATGAAATCAG GGAGCTTCTGTGCCAGGTGGTGAAGATCAAATTGGAGAGCCGTGATCTGGAGAGGAACAGCAAGGCCCAGGCCTGGGAGGACTGTGTGAAAGCCTTTTTGGATGCTGAGGTCAAGCCTCTCTGGCCCAAAGGCTGGATGCAAGCCAG GACTCTGTTTAAGGAGAGCCGACGAGGCCATGGGCACCTGACATCACTCTT GGCCAAGAAGAAAGTAATAGCTCcctcaaaaatcaaggtgaag GAATCATCCGCTAAACCTGACAAAAAAGTTTCCATTTCATCAGGACAGCTTGGTGGTCCTACTACTTTGCTCTCAGAACATCAGGGCGGGGGCCTGAGCATTGGGGCAACCAACAGGGAGCTTTCATCCCAGGCAACTTGTGGCCTCACTGACCCTGTTCCTGTCACCCTGGAGGACTCACTGGATGAAGACTTAGTTCAGAATCCAGCATCTTCTGTGGAAGCTGTGTCTAAAGAGCTGGCTGTATTGAacagcagagcagccagcagtTCTGAATTCACACTGCCTGCACCCTCCAAAGCACCAACAGAAAAAGTTGCTGGTGTTTTGTGTACAGAAGAGAAACGGAACTTTGCAAAGCCCAGCTCTTCTGCACCACCACCCACTAATGCTCTGCAGTCACCTCTCAATTTTTTGGCTGAACAGGCTCTAGCACTGGGGCCGTCCTCTCAGGAGAAAAAGCCAGAGAGTTCTAGCTACAAAGAGCTGTCCTGCCAAGCTACCCTCAGCAAGGGTATGTCTGAATTGCACCAGTCCAAAGCAAAGCACCACAGTTTGCCACGGACGTCTCATGGACCCCAGGCAGCAGCTCCCATGACTAGCTCCCAAGTCAAAGTCTTTCATGCAGGCACTCAACAGCAGAAAAGCTTCACACCCCCAACCCCCTTTGTCAACAAACTGCAAGGCCCAAAGGCTGCATCTCCACAGTGTCATCGTTCCCTTCTGCAGCTGGTAAAGACAGCAGCCAAAGGCCAGGCCTTCCATGCCACTATCCCAGCCTCCTCCGGAAGTtcaccagcctccagcagcagctctcataagaccacagcctcatcctccACTGCCCTGAGCCATCCAGCAAAGCAGCATCCAGCCAGCTCTGTGGGGCCATCTTATAAGAATAACCCCTTTGCTGGCTCAGTCTCTAAACATGGGGCTTCTTCTAGCAGTCCATCTCCTGGAGGAGCCCAAGTGCAGAGCTCTGTTTCTGGGACCATGCTCCCTGGTGTGCAGTCTCCCTCAGCAGGACAGCCTTCAAGCCGAGCTGCCCCAAGTTCTGCTGTGAAAAAAACAcctgtttctcagaagctgaCTCTGGTGGCTCCACCTGGAGGTCCAAATGGAGATTCTGGTGGTGGGACCCAGGGAGTGGCAAAGTTACTGACTTCCTCCCTGAAGCCCGCTGCAGTTAGTAGTGTGACATCGTCTACCTCCTTGCCA AAAGGAACCGGAGGGGCAGTGCTGCTGTCCAACACATCTTCTTTAAGCCTGCTGCCTTCATCCTATAAGTCCAACAACCCCAAGCTTCCTGGAGCTATGAACTCAAACTCACTGGGAATCATAACCCCATTTCCACTTCACGTGCTCTCCTTCAGTTCAGACTCCTCTGCCAAAGCAGGGGTCTCTAAGGATGCCATTGTTACAGGCCCAGCCCCTGGGACCTTCCACCATGGCCTCAGCCACA ATGCTTCACAGCTTCATGGGAAAGGGCCTGTTGTACCGAGGAAATTGTGA